In the genome of Stomoxys calcitrans chromosome 4, idStoCalc2.1, whole genome shotgun sequence, the window CAAATCTGGCAGAAAGACtgcttcaaaacaaaacaactctGCAAAAGCGttctatttttaaaacaaaatttgtaatgGTGTCGTCTTAACTATACTGCCTTTCCTGTCTAAAGCTGAGTTCTAACATTGTGTCTGATCAAATTAGTAATTTTCTAACTGAGAATGACTTACTATCTGTCAGACAATCTGGACGCCGGAAGAAAAGAATCTACTGCACTGCTAAGTTAGATGTTAATGAAAACCTTCGCCAATACATGGATGACAAAATGGTGTCGTTTTTGCATCCTTTAGACCACAGTAAAGCGTTTGATACCGTTGATCATCATATTCTAATATTGAAACTGCAAAAACTGTTTGATTTTTCTCATTCATGCTGTTTTATATGTCACAGAGAGCACAAGCGGTAATAACTGGAAATCGATGATCCAGTCTACTGAACCATCCAAAGGCGTTGCCCATAAATCCATTCTTGGATGTTCTAGCTAACTGTAAAAGACAAATGTACGCTGATGATCTGCAGCtataaattggtaaaaaaataagTGATATTCAAAAATGTGATATAAACTATGATACACAGTTTATAACTGGGCGAAAAATAGTAAACTTTCCATAAACCCATTGAAGTCGAtactcgttgttgttgttgttgttttagcagtggGTTGTACAcaaaggcggcagcccttgccgatgaaggactttatcgagtcaatccggtacgtagaaccggctgccatggtattgTGAAACTACTCGTAATTCACAGACGTAATTCGGAATAATTGTTCGGATCATTTAATTGTACATCTTAATAACACTTCAATACCACGTGTTGAAACTGTAACTTTTAACTTGGACTTATCACATTAGTAAAACTGTGTATAGAATGCTGCGTAACCTATGGGCAGTCCTCCTCTCTACACCATTTCAAATAAGCATGTTACTAGCAAAATCATATCTCAAggcatgggatagctgtgagcaccacacaggttggaactttgaggtccgatctgtgtggtgttcattgctgtcacgagaagcttagctgcgagctacagggcgcgtccataggttgcggatagtggaatgctataTTCGGAGTggctgcaacagcagtcgcggacaatcagcggtatcaggCGAAGAGTCCCAGTGAGAATCCGGGTGGCCCCGGTTTTCCACAAgtgctgagtgcctatgatgctcgatatgacaaggtgagttattggcgcctataaataaccaatggcaacccagttgagcttgctcacctacgcgagcttaacgaggatcgaacataattttttattgattattattatttaaatatcaaattattgtgttattaaaatcttttaattttaatatttttttcttcaattagaATTTATAATGTTTTAAGTTTTATAACCTGTTATTtccttttaaataattttataaataagaCTTAATTATTGCCTACACATCTATGAAACTATCACTGTCATATATAAGACCATATCTTGTTGTGTTGGTATcacaaataaaataagaaatgaaaaattaaatttgctcCAAAACTTTCTGGTTCTAAAACTCAGCCAACGTATGGAGAAAACAGGAATTAGTGCAAAATTCAATCaatcaatatctttatttttgaaggctgcagCATTATAACAACTGATGGAGTATCAGACaggaacggacggacattgctcaATAATATTAGAATTGAACAACGATCAATATTTGTATGGTTCATAATTTGTACGGTCGACAATCCATATTTCGacatgttgcaaacggaatgacaaaatgaatataaacggCATTCTATGATGATGGGTATACGATGAAAACAGCAGACGATATTGAAAATCTTCTTCGATTCTAAGCTCCAATCATatggaaatttgaaacaggtaAAAAAAACTTACATTGCAATTATGCGAATCCTTCGCAGCAAACGCATCATCGAATCCACCCATTGGTGATGTCTGTGCGGAATGGTCTGATACTGAGATGGGCGCCTGCAGTTGCGATTGATGTGGTGGATGGGACGGACCGCGTGAAGAATTGGGCGTTGTGGAGGTTTGATAACCACCACCGCCCATATTTACAGGAATATTCTTGTGGTTGGAGTTATTACCTCCATTATTCCTTGATGATTGTTGAtgtggatgttgttgttgttgatggtgcCCAGTGTTGTACGAggtgggtggtggtggtggtacatGCAGATTTGAATTGACGTGATGACGTTGATGTTGCATGGGACGATCCTTGTTATTAAAACATCGTGAGGAGTATCGACGAGGATTGTTTTTAGTCCCACCCGTAGTAGTAGTAATAGCATTGCCAGTATTCAAATgtctgttattattattattattgtttggTGGCACTGGGCGTGGTTTTTCTACATTTGACACAGCAGCATTACTAGCAGCAGCTTCAACCACTATGTTGTTATTATTAGCATCGGGTTTTGTGTCAGTCACAACTTGATTTGCATTTTCATCTAGTCTTATATTTTGCAAGTCGTTTGCCACACTCTCCGCGGTATCCTCAGAGTTCATCTCCGCCACCTTCGTCGCTGCAAGAATTTACGATTGTAAGCAGTTGCAGAGAAGAGGGATTGCATTATGTACTTACGTTCATTGTTTTCATGTGAAGCTCCAGCCTGTGCCCTTGCCGCTTGCTTTTGATGATAGTAATCCAGGCCTAAATTGTAGAAAAATCTCAATGTGGCTGCATCTGTGGGCAAATCCCCTCCATTGGTTTTATAGGATTTGCGGGCATCATAGTTAATACGCCCACTTACAGGAGTATTCGAAGAATTGTGATTAACTCCACGGCGAGATGATGGGGTGTTCTGTTGTGAGGAAGATTGAAAATTGCCCGAGGGAACCGAACCGGAAACTTGTATTGTGGGACAATTTGCAGCCCCGCTACCAGCACCGGGATTGTAGTGAGGGGGAGGAGCCTGAGCATACACAGGGACATTTTGAGCTGGTGCTGGTATTCCAATGGGTTGGGGATTTCCAATATATTGATTGGCACTCGCCGAACTTACAAAGCCACCCGGTGGGGCTGGGCCATAGTAATAGCCGTTCATAGGGGACACATAGGCTGGTGCCGGTGCCATGCTGGGATCGTAGCTGTAATAACCGTAGATTTCCTCTGGTTGTCCGCTTATAGTATGTGTATAGGCTGCATACGTGGGATACACGCACTGTAGATCCGGCATATATACGGCAGCACCGGCGTTTGGATTGTATGGATCCAATTCGTAAATACCTTCGCCATGCTGTACAGCATAGCCCATGGTGGTTACACCATCCTGATCTTCGCCTACGCCATTGTAAACAGCCACTGCTGTTGTCTCGCCCGATCCCATCTTTCCAATGTCGTTGCTGTTGCTAGATCTTAAACTGGAGCGATTATTTTCATTTGCATCGCCTGTTCGCTGTTGACCATTTTTCTCCGCAGATTCTCCTCCATCGTTTCTCCCAACCCCCCCACCAGTGTGTTCTACCGTCAAGGGCATAGTACAAAATTCCACAGTTTGGGCCCGAAAATTCTCCAAATGCGTGTACTGCTTAAGTTTGTAATATGAAGTGGTACAATAATAATGGGAGCGTTTTGGATCGTCCTCATTAATGTAGTCGCTGCTGTTGCCACCACAACTGTCGTTGTCCATCATGCCATTACCACAAaactgctgatgatgatggtgatgttcAGTGGTcgaattaaatttaaaacgaTAGTTGTTGTACTGCCTTGGGAAGCGAACAGAACTGAACTTTTGCATATGCCGCTGAAAGCGATATGGCACTGTCCAAGGTTTAAATTGGTCAGGTGGCAATGGCGACAGATTCTCATAGGGAACTAAGCGTTTTTCACCCAGCTGCTCGACAAACACAATGCATTGGCCTCTATCCACGGCTATCTCCTGTATGTGGCAGGTGTAGAGATCTTGTTCAGATTTGCGTAGTTTAACATGACACTTGGCTCCAACCTGGAATATTTTGCGAACTCGTTTGGTCTTTTGGCAGTGTACAAACTAATAATAGAAGACACAGAAACACACGCACAGACATGGAATATATATAGAAAAACATTCGCGGgatcaacaacaaaaacaataatcaTACACAATATACATAAAGAGACGCGATACAAAAATATGActcaaaacaatattttatttttcttagtaTACTCATAAACGGCCAAAAAACTGAAATAAGATCCATTATATTACTAGTCTACTAATTGAAGTCCTTAAAAAACATCCAAATCACAACAAGTATTAAACTTTCATTCTAAGGCTCATGTAAGGGATAAAAAAGAGATTGACTTCATCACACCAATAAATGGCCAGCGGAGAATTTTCTCGCCATTTCCACCTCTGCCTTTGGAGGAAATGTCATATAGCAGGATAGGTTTTTCATATGCAAATCAATTCTAAACAATactgtgactttttttttacatacaCACACCATTACATAATCTGAGGCGTTTTAATGATAAATACCTTAAAGTTGGAATCTCCATTGTACCAGTTTtgtaatttcatttctttgcgcATTTCGTTCCACGAATCGAATTCGATATTTCGATACATATTTGGATCCAAGGCTTTGGCCACCTTGTATGGGAATGGAGTTATACCTTAAtgaagaagaaaatcaaaagcATCACTTGAATTCTTTCATATCAAAGTTTTAacttttggtaggaaataatccaaaatattttacaCTCTTTGATATTTTCTTCTACTTACTCTCCTGCAACAATTGTCGTACACACGACATATATTTTTTGGGTAAAAATGATTCTGCAGTACGTTGTATAAGTAACGTATTCTTCTCATTGTCctcatgatgagcttccttaAGACCGCGCTGCAAATCATCCGAGAATCTCGGAAAATTGGTGTAATGAAAATgacacaatttaaaattttccaaaatacaaTTGGTGTTTTGCGGCAAATCAAGTTCAAATTCTCGCCCATCGTTTAAATAGAGTCTTGTAGCATAGCCCTCCTCATTCGTTGTCGTAGTATATTCcatattttcgaaattcggaCCATGCAACATTTGTTCAACAGCAAATGCGACATCTGGTAGTTTAAATAGATCCTTGTaaagaatttcataacaaatcgCTAGATGGGAATATATTAAAGAAAACATcagtggaaaaaaaaaacaaataattaactTTTAGATTGTATAAAGTGGGATAAAGGAAAACAATGTTTACACCGGACTTGTGGGCTTTGTTATGGTAATAAATGAAATGCATTTATTAATTCGGTTTCGTTTTCATTTAATATTAACTTACATTGACAAATGGCAGCTTCCTGAATGTATTCTGATGTAAATACTGAATCAAAATGTCTCTCTGGCGTATAAAAAACACGGAAAACGTCTTTAAAATAGCTTCGGTGATCGGTAAAATATTTACCCAAATCGAAGGGTTCAAACAGGATAACATTTCGCCTG includes:
- the LOC106087820 gene encoding uncharacterized protein LOC106087820 isoform X1, producing the protein MQQRQFTSGSRQAPDPYDQFLEEHQFYRKHTARDASCLFRVISEQMYDTQLHHLAIREKCVTYMRRHRQFFEHLVDRDYDEYLDDMSKPKTYGTLLELQAAGSLFARNVILFEPFDLGKYFTDHRSYFKDVFRVFYTPERHFDSVFTSEYIQEAAICQSICYEILYKDLFKLPDVAFAVEQMLHGPNFENMEYTTTTNEEGYATRLYLNDGREFELDLPQNTNCILENFKLCHFHYTNFPRFSDDLQRGLKEAHHEDNEKNTLLIQRTAESFLPKKYMSCVRQLLQESITPFPYKVAKALDPNMYRNIEFDSWNEMRKEMKLQNWYNGDSNFKFVHCQKTKRVRKIFQVGAKCHVKLRKSEQDLYTCHIQEIAVDRGQCIVFVEQLGEKRLVPYENLSPLPPDQFKPWTVPYRFQRHMQKFSSVRFPRQYNNYRFKFNSTTEHHHHHQQFCGNGMMDNDSCGGNSSDYINEDDPKRSHYYCTTSYYKLKQYTHLENFRAQTVEFCTMPLTVEHTGGGVGRNDGGESAEKNGQQRTGDANENNRSSLRSSNSNDIGKMGSGETTAVAVYNGVGEDQDGVTTMGYAVQHGEGIYELDPYNPNAGAAVYMPDLQCVYPTYAAYTHTISGQPEEIYGYYSYDPSMAPAPAYVSPMNGYYYGPAPPGGFVSSASANQYIGNPQPIGIPAPAQNVPVYAQAPPPHYNPGAGSGAANCPTIQVSGSVPSGNFQSSSQQNTPSSRRGVNHNSSNTPVSGRINYDARKSYKTNGGDLPTDAATLRFFYNLGLDYYHQKQAARAQAGASHENNEPTKVAEMNSEDTAESVANDLQNIRLDENANQVVTDTKPDANNNNIVVEAAASNAAVSNVEKPRPVPPNNNNNNNRHLNTGNAITTTTGGTKNNPRRYSSRCFNNKDRPMQHQRHHVNSNLHVPPPPPTSYNTGHHQQQQHPHQQSSRNNGGNNSNHKNIPVNMGGGGYQTSTTPNSSRGPSHPPHQSQLQAPISVSDHSAQTSPMGGFDDAFAAKDSHNCNTPTSNNSNINPVAPYGVYGRAGTGEQMSEGGLYSGGSYGIPLAGNAGGIMVPVAMTSNTGPPPPYGIYAPHHAPPGYQATGVHPNFMNGSIHFTPPQPSMPPVPGMANSTASGSDTTETNAMDMMNGLAPLPCPSYPPPPLPYYYASGSMPPVNGGGPSAANGGVHLVAHMVPPPTSTNHTPMQQPFSTPHHPISPQGYYLPPPPPPPLAQQMPPTPQLQQPPIMTNNPNNNCARPDMAALNNNE
- the LOC106087820 gene encoding uncharacterized protein LOC106087820 isoform X2, translating into MQQRQFTSGSRQAPDPYDQFLEEHQFYRKHTARDASCLFRVISEQMYDTQLHHLAIREKCVTYMRRHRQFFEHLVDRDYDEYLDDMSKPKTYGTLLELQAAGSLFARNVILFEPFDLGKYFTDHRSYFKDVFRVFYTPERHFDSVFTSEYIQEAAICQSICYEILYKDLFKLPDVAFAVEQMLHGPNFENMEYTTTTNEEGYATRLYLNDGREFELDLPQNTNCILENFKLCHFHYTNFPRFSDDLQRGLKEAHHEDNEKNTLLIQRTAESFLPKKYMSCVRQLLQESITPFPYKVAKALDPNMYRNIEFDSWNEMRKEMKLQNWYNGDSNFKVGAKCHVKLRKSEQDLYTCHIQEIAVDRGQCIVFVEQLGEKRLVPYENLSPLPPDQFKPWTVPYRFQRHMQKFSSVRFPRQYNNYRFKFNSTTEHHHHHQQFCGNGMMDNDSCGGNSSDYINEDDPKRSHYYCTTSYYKLKQYTHLENFRAQTVEFCTMPLTVEHTGGGVGRNDGGESAEKNGQQRTGDANENNRSSLRSSNSNDIGKMGSGETTAVAVYNGVGEDQDGVTTMGYAVQHGEGIYELDPYNPNAGAAVYMPDLQCVYPTYAAYTHTISGQPEEIYGYYSYDPSMAPAPAYVSPMNGYYYGPAPPGGFVSSASANQYIGNPQPIGIPAPAQNVPVYAQAPPPHYNPGAGSGAANCPTIQVSGSVPSGNFQSSSQQNTPSSRRGVNHNSSNTPVSGRINYDARKSYKTNGGDLPTDAATLRFFYNLGLDYYHQKQAARAQAGASHENNEPTKVAEMNSEDTAESVANDLQNIRLDENANQVVTDTKPDANNNNIVVEAAASNAAVSNVEKPRPVPPNNNNNNNRHLNTGNAITTTTGGTKNNPRRYSSRCFNNKDRPMQHQRHHVNSNLHVPPPPPTSYNTGHHQQQQHPHQQSSRNNGGNNSNHKNIPVNMGGGGYQTSTTPNSSRGPSHPPHQSQLQAPISVSDHSAQTSPMGGFDDAFAAKDSHNCNTPTSNNSNINPVAPYGVYGRAGTGEQMSEGGLYSGGSYGIPLAGNAGGIMVPVAMTSNTGPPPPYGIYAPHHAPPGYQATGVHPNFMNGSIHFTPPQPSMPPVPGMANSTASGSDTTETNAMDMMNGLAPLPCPSYPPPPLPYYYASGSMPPVNGGGPSAANGGVHLVAHMVPPPTSTNHTPMQQPFSTPHHPISPQGYYLPPPPPPPLAQQMPPTPQLQQPPIMTNNPNNNCARPDMAALNNNE